In the Mycolicibacterium thermoresistibile genome, one interval contains:
- a CDS encoding ATP-binding protein, whose product MHTWRLRDFHHDDLDEVISIWDQSRRPDESHPVFSVSEVISAARAGQPAVVAVVGDQVVGMAAAHLQGERAWISMVALGDGWRNQGLGSALLGALEARLHAHGVRRISALLPRDATGAVALRNSSYAQRDGLTYFEKVERLGGSDAGLLATLGGQVLDASHWHELAGMDTEKQIIERRVVLPLAEPDLAANYGVSPPKAVILFGPPGTGKTSFAKGVAGRLGWPFVEIFPSRLGAPDGAMAAALREAFTAVMDLEAAVVFIDEVEEIAGSRSGIAGDPAHRVTNELLKLIPAFRSRDERLLICATNSVRSLDSAFLRPGRFDYIIPIGPPDEVARAAIWRRYLGRHAELVEVDKLVEASDMFTPADIEFAARKGAQTAFEREIQYRRGEPARTDDYLAAIAETRPTLTRQMIAEFEEDIAECTRL is encoded by the coding sequence ATGCATACCTGGCGTCTACGCGATTTCCACCACGACGACCTCGACGAGGTCATCTCGATCTGGGATCAGAGCCGCCGGCCCGACGAGTCGCATCCGGTGTTCTCGGTGTCGGAGGTGATCTCCGCGGCGCGCGCGGGTCAGCCGGCGGTGGTGGCCGTGGTCGGCGATCAGGTCGTCGGCATGGCGGCCGCACATCTGCAGGGCGAGCGGGCGTGGATCTCGATGGTCGCGCTCGGCGACGGCTGGCGGAATCAGGGTCTGGGCAGCGCGCTGCTCGGCGCCCTCGAGGCCCGGCTGCACGCGCACGGGGTGCGGCGGATCAGCGCGCTGCTGCCCCGGGACGCCACCGGCGCGGTCGCGCTGCGCAATTCGAGCTATGCGCAGCGCGACGGGCTGACCTATTTCGAGAAGGTCGAGCGGCTCGGCGGGTCCGATGCCGGCCTGCTGGCCACGCTCGGCGGTCAGGTGCTGGACGCCAGCCACTGGCATGAGCTGGCCGGCATGGACACCGAGAAGCAGATCATCGAGCGCCGAGTGGTGCTGCCGCTGGCCGAACCGGACCTCGCCGCGAACTACGGTGTGTCACCGCCCAAGGCGGTCATCCTGTTCGGGCCGCCGGGCACCGGGAAGACCAGCTTCGCCAAGGGGGTGGCCGGCCGCCTGGGTTGGCCGTTCGTGGAGATCTTCCCGTCGCGGCTGGGCGCGCCAGACGGCGCCATGGCGGCCGCGCTGCGGGAGGCGTTCACCGCCGTGATGGATCTGGAGGCCGCGGTCGTCTTCATCGACGAGGTCGAGGAGATCGCCGGATCACGTTCGGGCATCGCCGGGGACCCGGCCCACCGCGTCACCAATGAGTTGCTCAAGCTCATCCCCGCGTTCCGCAGCCGCGACGAGCGGCTGCTGATCTGCGCGACGAACTCGGTGCGTTCCCTGGATTCGGCGTTCCTGCGTCCCGGCCGGTTCGACTACATCATTCCGATCGGACCGCCCGACGAGGTGGCCCGGGCCGCGATCTGGCGGCGATACCTGGGCCGGCACGCCGAGCTGGTCGAGGTCGACAAACTGGTGGAGGCCAGCGACATGTTCACCCCGGCCGACATCGAGTTCGCCGCCCGCAAGGGCGCCCAGACCGCGTTCGAGCGGGAAATCCAGTACCGCCGTGGGGAACCCGCACGCACCGACGACTACCTGGCCGCGATCGCCGAGACCCGTCCCACCCTGACCCGGCAGATGATCGCCGAGTTCGAGGAGGACATCGCCGAGTGCACCCGGCTGTGA
- a CDS encoding esterase family protein, translating to MKFVRKLGGSAIRTALRRLTIGAVAALAMPGLIGLAGVSATAGAFSRPGLPVEYLDVYSHAMNRNIRVQFQGGGPHAVYLLDGLRARDDYNGWDIETAAFEWYYQSGLSVVMPVGGQSSFYTDWYQPSRGNGQDYTYKWETFLTQELPVWLEANRGVSQTGNAVVGISMSGSTALTYAIYHPEKFIYAASLSGFLNPSEGWWPMLIGLAMNDAGGYNAESMWGPSSDPAWKRNDPMVNMAQLVANNTRIWIYCGTGNPSELDAGVEGGNLMAAQFLEGFTLRTNITFRDNYIAAGGQNGVFNFPAHGTHSWAYWGQQLQEMKPDIQRVLGAQAAA from the coding sequence ATGAAATTCGTCAGAAAATTAGGCGGTTCGGCGATACGGACGGCGCTGCGACGGTTGACGATCGGCGCCGTGGCGGCGTTGGCGATGCCCGGCCTGATCGGATTGGCGGGGGTTTCGGCAACCGCAGGTGCGTTCTCCCGGCCGGGTCTGCCCGTGGAATACCTCGACGTGTACTCGCACGCGATGAACCGCAATATCCGGGTGCAGTTCCAGGGCGGCGGCCCGCACGCGGTCTACCTGCTCGACGGTCTGCGTGCGCGTGATGACTACAACGGCTGGGACATCGAGACCGCCGCGTTCGAGTGGTACTACCAGTCCGGGCTGTCGGTGGTGATGCCGGTCGGCGGCCAGTCCAGCTTCTACACCGACTGGTATCAGCCGTCCCGCGGCAACGGCCAGGACTACACCTACAAGTGGGAGACGTTCCTGACCCAGGAGCTGCCGGTCTGGCTGGAGGCCAACCGCGGTGTCTCGCAGACCGGCAATGCGGTGGTGGGCATTTCGATGTCCGGCAGCACCGCGCTGACGTATGCCATCTATCACCCGGAGAAGTTCATCTACGCCGCGTCGCTGTCCGGCTTCCTCAATCCCTCCGAGGGCTGGTGGCCGATGCTGATCGGCCTGGCGATGAACGACGCCGGCGGCTACAACGCCGAGAGCATGTGGGGTCCGTCGTCGGATCCGGCGTGGAAGCGCAACGATCCGATGGTCAACATGGCGCAACTGGTGGCCAACAACACCCGGATCTGGATCTACTGCGGCACCGGCAACCCCTCGGAGCTGGACGCCGGCGTGGAGGGCGGCAACCTGATGGCCGCGCAGTTCCTGGAGGGATTCACCCTGCGCACCAACATCACCTTCCGGGACAACTACATCGCCGCCGGTGGGCAGAACGGGGTGTTCAACTTCCCGGCCCACGGCACCCACAGCTGGGCTTACTGGGGCCAGCAGCTGCAGGAGATGAAACCGGACATCCAACGGGTGCTGGGCGCACAAGCCGCCGCCTGA
- a CDS encoding alpha-hydroxy acid oxidase: MTRRRLPRPRELTGLLGFSAPRLTTRRRLAAALTIEDLRRLARRRTPRAAFDYADGAAEEELSLRRARQAFRDIEFHPMILRDVATVRTGWDVLGAPVALPFGIAPTGFTRLMHTEGERAGARVAGRTGIPFSLSTLATTSIETVKSENPHGRNWFQLYMWKDRDRSMALVRRALAAGYDTLLVTVDVPVAGARLRDTRNGMSIPPALTWRTVLDAAARPRWWFDLLTTEPLTFAEGDQWPGTVAEYLDSTFDPTVTFEDLDWIRQHWPNKLVVKGIQTLADARAVVGRGVDGIVLSNHGGRQLDRAPVPLDLLPTVARELGRDTEILLDTGIMSGADIVAAIALGARFTLVGRAYLYGLMAGGEAGVQRAVEILSSQVTRTMKLLGVSCLEELSARHATRLHRVAGASDNHHSSSQQ, translated from the coding sequence ATGACGAGGCGACGTCTCCCCCGGCCCCGGGAGTTGACCGGCCTGCTGGGCTTCTCGGCTCCGAGGCTGACCACCCGCCGGCGGCTCGCCGCGGCCCTGACCATCGAGGACCTACGCCGGCTGGCCAGGCGGCGAACCCCGCGGGCCGCCTTCGACTACGCCGACGGCGCCGCCGAGGAGGAGTTGTCGTTGCGGCGCGCCCGGCAGGCGTTCCGCGACATCGAGTTCCACCCGATGATCCTGCGTGACGTCGCCACGGTGCGTACCGGCTGGGACGTCCTGGGCGCACCGGTGGCGCTGCCGTTCGGTATCGCCCCCACCGGTTTCACCCGCTTGATGCACACCGAGGGCGAACGTGCCGGCGCCCGGGTCGCCGGACGGACCGGCATCCCGTTCTCGCTGTCCACTCTGGCCACCACCTCGATCGAAACGGTGAAATCGGAGAACCCGCACGGGCGCAACTGGTTCCAGCTGTACATGTGGAAGGACCGGGACCGGTCGATGGCGCTGGTGCGGCGGGCACTCGCGGCGGGTTACGACACCCTGCTGGTGACCGTCGACGTTCCGGTGGCGGGGGCGCGGCTGCGCGACACCCGCAACGGGATGTCGATCCCGCCGGCGTTGACCTGGCGGACCGTCCTGGACGCCGCGGCCCGGCCACGGTGGTGGTTCGACCTGCTCACCACCGAACCGCTGACGTTCGCCGAGGGTGACCAGTGGCCCGGCACGGTCGCCGAATACCTCGACAGCACCTTCGATCCCACGGTGACCTTCGAGGATCTGGACTGGATCCGCCAGCACTGGCCGAACAAGCTGGTGGTCAAGGGGATTCAGACACTCGCCGATGCGCGTGCGGTGGTCGGGCGGGGCGTCGACGGGATCGTGCTGTCCAATCACGGCGGCCGTCAACTCGACCGCGCACCGGTGCCGTTGGACCTGCTGCCGACGGTGGCCCGCGAGCTCGGACGGGACACCGAGATTTTGCTGGACACCGGGATCATGTCGGGTGCCGACATCGTGGCTGCCATCGCGCTCGGCGCCCGGTTCACCCTGGTCGGCCGGGCTTATCTGTACGGGTTGATGGCCGGTGGCGAGGCCGGGGTGCAGCGGGCGGTCGAGATCCTGTCTTCGCAGGTCACACGCACCATGAAGCTGCTCGGGGTGAGCTGCCTGGAGGAGTTGTCGGCGCGGCACGCGACCCGGCTGCACCGTGTCGCCGGCGCGTCGGACAACCACCATTCGAGTTCTCAGCAGTAA
- a CDS encoding mechanosensitive ion channel domain-containing protein: MSLALDGAWLYWAIGVAVGFPAALILLTELHDAMVRRNSIMARPVQLLRNYLLPLAALLILLVQAVEVSTEATPVRIVATAFSFAVLILLLSGLNATLFHGAPEDTWRKRIPTIFVDVARFALIAVGLALILAYIWGANVGGLFTALGVSSIVLGLALQNAVGQIVSGLLVLFEQPFQIGDWVDTPSARGKVVEVNWRATHIDTGGGLRVIPNSELADASFTNLSRPPGTHTITVPTVFAGGDAPDQVCAMLTRVAANLPQLLPGAEPSAAPAGRGEYRTSIPLRTPADDATARSTFLRWVWYAARRAGLHLDRSTDDFVTTERLTTALAAIAPALRLSEAEQQDLLPRAGIARYGAGEPIQVAGEVPSHMTFVVRGRVRVVAPLADGSAVEVRIAGPGDFLGQSTLTREPVSTSAYAVDEVTVVELERTVLEDLVTRKPVLLQDIGRAIEERRLMARRAVTTQR; the protein is encoded by the coding sequence GTGAGCCTGGCGCTGGACGGGGCGTGGCTGTACTGGGCGATCGGGGTCGCCGTGGGGTTCCCGGCCGCCCTGATCCTGCTCACCGAACTGCACGACGCCATGGTGCGCCGGAACAGCATCATGGCGCGCCCGGTCCAGCTGTTGCGCAATTACCTTCTGCCGCTCGCCGCGCTGCTGATCCTGCTGGTCCAGGCGGTCGAGGTGTCCACCGAGGCGACGCCGGTGCGGATCGTGGCGACCGCGTTCAGCTTCGCGGTGCTGATCCTGCTGCTGTCCGGGCTCAACGCCACCCTGTTCCACGGCGCCCCGGAGGACACCTGGCGGAAACGCATTCCGACGATCTTCGTCGACGTCGCCCGGTTCGCGCTGATCGCCGTCGGGCTGGCGCTGATCCTGGCCTATATCTGGGGCGCCAATGTCGGCGGGCTGTTCACCGCCCTGGGTGTCTCGTCGATCGTGCTGGGGTTGGCCCTGCAGAACGCGGTCGGCCAGATCGTGTCCGGTCTGCTGGTGCTGTTCGAGCAGCCGTTCCAGATCGGCGACTGGGTGGACACTCCCTCGGCGCGGGGCAAGGTCGTCGAGGTGAACTGGCGCGCGACCCACATCGACACCGGCGGCGGCCTGCGGGTGATACCGAACTCGGAACTCGCCGACGCGTCGTTCACCAACCTGAGCCGTCCGCCCGGCACCCACACCATCACCGTTCCCACCGTGTTCGCCGGCGGCGACGCGCCCGATCAGGTGTGCGCGATGCTGACCCGGGTGGCCGCCAATCTGCCGCAGCTGCTGCCCGGCGCCGAACCGTCGGCCGCCCCGGCCGGCCGCGGCGAATACCGGACGTCGATACCGTTGCGCACCCCCGCCGACGACGCCACGGCCCGGTCCACCTTCCTGCGCTGGGTGTGGTACGCGGCGCGGCGCGCCGGCCTGCATCTCGACCGGTCCACGGACGATTTCGTCACCACCGAGCGCCTGACGACGGCGCTGGCGGCGATCGCGCCGGCGCTGCGGCTCAGCGAGGCCGAACAGCAGGACCTGCTCCCCCGCGCCGGCATCGCGCGGTACGGCGCGGGTGAGCCGATTCAGGTGGCCGGGGAGGTTCCCAGCCACATGACGTTCGTGGTGCGGGGCCGGGTGCGGGTGGTCGCCCCGCTGGCCGACGGCTCCGCGGTCGAGGTCCGCATCGCCGGTCCGGGTGATTTCCTCGGCCAGAGCACGTTGACCCGCGAGCCGGTGTCCACGTCGGCGTACGCTGTCGACGAAGTCACCGTCGTCGAGTTGGAGCGGACCGTGCTCGAGGATCTGGTCACCCGCAAACCGGTGCTGCTGCAGGACATCGGGCGAGCGATCGAGGAGCGCCGGCTGATGGCCCGACGGGCCGTGACGACACAGCGTTGA
- a CDS encoding adenylate/guanylate cyclase domain-containing protein translates to MAIRRKPRRHWTPRFSIQSKLLMMLLTTSVLAVAVVGFIGYQSGRSSLRASAFDGLIEIRTSQARELETLFSDLTNSLVIYSRGDTAAAAVTAFTDAFDELHDATVTPAQHRAIVDYYERHFGGDTTATGSRLRVEALLPSGSAQRYLQAHYTAPFSDWDAAIDNDDAGDGSAWSAANARFHDFFREIVERFEFEDALLIDTRGNVVYSAYKGVDLGTNLHTGPYRETALSEAYRKALGSNMVDHVGLTDFSTYQPTSEPTAWMVSPVGTGGRILGALALQFPIDKINRVMTADRQWESVGLGRTGETYLVGTDDLMRSDSRLFLEDPEQFKRAVVEAGTPPTVAEESLRSGGTTLVQPIRNEAVDRAQRGQTGTLIGTDYLGREALQSYAPVDLPGLNWSIVAEKDTAEAFGPVVEFTRTLVLSTVSIVFAVCLAAMLLARIFVRPVRRLEAGVRRVATGDYHVRLPVTSHDEFGDLTAAFNDMSRNLATKEELLAEQRRENDRLLLSLMPEPVVQRYRDGEQTIAQDHQDVTVIFADIVGLDEVSFNLPSAEAVPIVNELIRQFDAAADHHGVERVRTMHNGYIASCGLSVPRLDNVRRTVDFALDLQRIIDRFTRETGHRLELRAGIDTGTVKSGLVDRSRLAYDMWGSAVNIAYQVQTGTAKPGIFVTTRVRDVLRDTYRFEQAGQIDIDGAAEPVWRLTEQRS, encoded by the coding sequence ATGGCCATTCGCAGAAAGCCCCGCCGGCACTGGACGCCCCGCTTCAGCATCCAGTCGAAGCTGTTGATGATGCTGCTGACGACCAGTGTCCTGGCGGTCGCCGTGGTCGGCTTCATCGGGTACCAGTCCGGACGTTCCTCGCTGCGCGCCTCGGCGTTCGACGGCCTGATTGAGATCCGCACCTCGCAGGCCAGAGAGCTGGAAACGCTGTTCTCCGACCTGACGAACTCGCTGGTCATCTACAGCCGGGGCGACACCGCCGCCGCCGCGGTCACCGCATTCACCGACGCGTTCGACGAACTGCACGACGCCACCGTCACCCCGGCGCAGCACCGGGCGATCGTCGACTACTACGAACGCCACTTCGGCGGCGACACGACGGCCACCGGCAGCCGGCTCCGCGTCGAGGCGCTGCTGCCGTCCGGCAGTGCCCAGCGCTACCTGCAGGCCCACTACACCGCGCCGTTCAGCGACTGGGACGCGGCGATCGACAACGACGACGCCGGCGACGGCAGCGCCTGGTCGGCGGCCAACGCGCGATTCCACGATTTCTTCCGGGAGATCGTCGAACGCTTCGAATTCGAGGACGCCCTGCTGATCGACACCCGGGGCAACGTGGTCTACAGCGCCTACAAGGGCGTCGACCTCGGCACCAACCTGCACACCGGGCCGTACCGGGAAACGGCGTTGAGCGAGGCCTACCGCAAGGCGCTGGGCTCGAACATGGTCGACCATGTCGGCCTCACCGACTTCAGCACCTATCAACCCACCTCCGAGCCCACCGCGTGGATGGTGTCACCCGTCGGCACCGGGGGCCGCATCCTGGGGGCGCTGGCTCTGCAGTTCCCCATCGACAAGATCAACCGGGTGATGACCGCCGACCGCCAGTGGGAGAGCGTGGGGCTGGGGCGCACCGGCGAAACGTATCTGGTCGGCACCGATGATCTGATGCGCTCGGATTCACGGCTGTTCCTGGAGGATCCCGAACAGTTCAAGCGTGCCGTCGTCGAAGCCGGCACCCCGCCCACCGTCGCCGAGGAATCCCTGCGCAGCGGCGGGACGACCCTGGTCCAACCGATCCGCAATGAGGCGGTCGACCGCGCCCAGCGCGGCCAGACCGGCACGCTGATCGGGACCGACTACCTCGGGCGCGAAGCCCTGCAGTCCTATGCGCCGGTCGATCTGCCCGGCCTGAACTGGTCCATCGTCGCCGAGAAGGACACCGCCGAGGCATTCGGACCGGTCGTGGAGTTCACCCGCACCCTGGTGCTGTCCACGGTGTCGATCGTCTTCGCGGTGTGCCTGGCCGCCATGCTGCTGGCCCGGATCTTCGTGCGACCGGTCCGCCGGCTCGAAGCGGGGGTCCGGAGGGTCGCCACCGGCGACTACCACGTCCGGCTGCCGGTGACCTCGCATGACGAATTCGGCGATCTCACCGCGGCTTTCAACGACATGAGCCGCAATCTCGCCACCAAGGAGGAGCTGCTCGCCGAACAACGCCGGGAGAACGACCGTCTGCTGCTCTCGCTGATGCCCGAACCGGTGGTGCAGCGCTACCGCGACGGGGAGCAGACCATCGCCCAGGACCATCAGGACGTGACGGTGATCTTCGCCGACATCGTCGGGCTCGACGAGGTCTCGTTCAATCTGCCGTCCGCGGAGGCGGTGCCGATCGTCAACGAGCTGATCCGTCAGTTCGACGCGGCAGCCGACCACCACGGGGTGGAGCGGGTGCGTACCATGCACAACGGCTACATCGCCAGCTGCGGTCTGTCGGTCCCCCGGCTCGACAACGTCCGGCGCACCGTCGACTTCGCGCTCGATCTGCAGCGCATCATCGATCGGTTCACCCGTGAGACCGGCCACCGGCTGGAACTGCGGGCCGGCATCGACACCGGGACCGTCAAGAGCGGCCTGGTGGACCGCTCCCGCCTCGCCTACGACATGTGGGGCTCCGCGGTGAACATCGCCTATCAGGTGCAGACCGGCACCGCGAAACCCGGGATCTTCGTCACCACCCGGGTCCGCGACGTCCTGCGCGACACCTACCGGTTCGAGCAGGCCGGACAGATCGACATTGACGGTGCGGCGGAACCGGTCTGGCGGCTCACGGAGCAGCGGTCGTGA
- a CDS encoding alpha-amylase family glycosyl hydrolase — MTGPDWVRHTIWWQIYPLGFVGAHPWTDPTTGPPGPDEHRLRRVLDWLDHVVDLGASGLALGPVFASRSHGYDTTDHYRIDPRLGTDADFDELVEQAHRRGLRVLLDGVFHHVGTDFARYRDAAAGGSSGWFRRRGDRFETFEGHDELIALDHDNPEVAAYTVDVLRHWLNRGADGWRLDAAYAVPDRFWARVLPDVRRSHPEAWFVGEVIHGDYAATVSAASFDSVTQYELWKAVWSSLNDGNFFELDWALQRHNDFLAVFTPLTFIGNHDVTRIASRLADRRHVEHAVVLLLTVGGVPSIYAGDEAGYLGVKEERFSGDDAIRPEFGSPPIVSGAGENTVAADLVRLHQHLIGLRRRNPWLHTATTAPLHLTNTQYVYESRSGEHALVVALNIDTAPLPLRLSEIGLGAGRVVAGSGAPPAADLTNVDVAPHGWLIIEPAR; from the coding sequence GTGACCGGACCGGACTGGGTGCGCCACACCATCTGGTGGCAGATCTATCCGCTCGGTTTCGTCGGCGCTCATCCCTGGACGGATCCCACCACCGGGCCACCGGGGCCGGACGAACACCGGCTCCGGCGGGTGCTGGATTGGCTCGACCATGTGGTGGACCTCGGCGCCTCCGGGTTGGCGCTCGGTCCGGTCTTCGCGTCGCGCAGCCACGGCTACGACACCACCGACCACTACCGGATCGATCCGCGGCTCGGTACCGACGCCGACTTCGACGAGCTGGTCGAGCAGGCGCACCGGCGTGGGCTGAGAGTGCTGCTCGACGGGGTGTTCCACCACGTCGGGACCGATTTCGCGCGGTACCGCGACGCGGCCGCCGGTGGGTCGTCCGGCTGGTTCCGCCGGCGCGGCGACCGGTTCGAGACGTTCGAGGGGCACGACGAGCTGATCGCGCTCGATCACGACAACCCCGAGGTCGCCGCCTACACCGTCGACGTGCTCCGGCACTGGCTGAACCGGGGCGCCGACGGTTGGCGGCTCGACGCCGCGTACGCCGTGCCCGACCGGTTCTGGGCGCGAGTCCTGCCCGACGTGCGCCGGAGTCATCCGGAGGCCTGGTTCGTCGGCGAGGTGATCCATGGCGACTACGCGGCGACGGTGTCGGCCGCCAGCTTCGACTCGGTCACCCAGTACGAACTGTGGAAGGCCGTCTGGAGCAGCCTCAACGACGGCAACTTCTTTGAACTGGACTGGGCGCTGCAGCGGCACAACGATTTCCTGGCGGTCTTCACCCCGCTGACCTTCATCGGCAACCACGACGTCACCCGCATCGCCAGCCGGTTGGCGGACCGCCGGCATGTCGAACACGCGGTGGTGCTCCTGCTCACGGTCGGCGGGGTTCCCAGCATCTACGCCGGCGACGAAGCCGGATACCTCGGCGTCAAGGAGGAACGGTTCAGCGGTGACGACGCCATCCGCCCCGAGTTCGGTTCGCCGCCAATCGTTTCCGGTGCGGGCGAGAACACCGTCGCCGCCGACCTCGTCCGGTTGCACCAGCACCTCATCGGGCTGCGGCGCCGGAACCCCTGGCTGCACACCGCCACCACCGCACCGCTGCACCTGACCAACACGCAGTACGTGTACGAATCCCGCAGCGGTGAACACGCGCTGGTGGTGGCGCTCAACATCGACACCGCACCGCTGCCGCTGCGACTGTCCGAAATCGGGCTCGGTGCAGGGCGGGTCGTCGCCGGTTCCGGCGCGCCGCCGGCCGCCGACCTCACGAATGTGGACGTCGCCCCCCACGGCTGGCTGATCATCGAACCGGCCCGGTGA
- a CDS encoding nucleoside deaminase, producing MAIGDDDLRYLHRCVELARAALAAGDEPFGSILVDADGQIRYEDRNRVSGGDRTRHPEFAIARWAAQHLGPDERGRATVYTSGEHCPMCAAAHAWVGLGRIVYAASAAQLSGWLAEWGAPPGPVAPLPVTVVAPGLVADGPAAELTETMRELYERKFRP from the coding sequence GTGGCGATTGGCGACGACGACCTCCGATATCTGCACCGCTGCGTGGAGCTGGCGCGGGCCGCGCTCGCCGCGGGTGACGAACCGTTCGGATCGATCCTGGTCGACGCCGACGGGCAGATCCGCTACGAGGATCGCAACCGGGTCAGCGGCGGCGACCGCACCCGGCATCCGGAGTTCGCGATCGCACGCTGGGCCGCGCAGCATCTCGGTCCGGACGAACGGGGCCGCGCCACCGTCTACACCTCCGGGGAGCACTGCCCGATGTGCGCGGCGGCGCACGCCTGGGTCGGGTTGGGCCGGATCGTCTACGCGGCGTCGGCGGCGCAGCTGAGCGGCTGGCTGGCCGAGTGGGGCGCACCTCCGGGACCCGTCGCGCCGCTGCCGGTCACGGTGGTGGCGCCCGGCCTGGTCGCGGACGGACCGGCGGCCGAGCTCACCGAGACCATGAGGGAGCTGTACGAGCGGAAATTCCGGCCGTGA
- a CDS encoding tetratricopeptide repeat protein has translation MEPYFDLGSYHRAVPTTVRQAQVWCDRGMVWAYAFNHEEAVRCFERALRLDPDLAAARWGIAYAAGPNYNKAWEAFDTADRTGALARARRELDAAARGTASTVDRELIAALTLRFPTDDPDDLDALAAGRHAYADAMATLARRHPDDVDVQALAADALINVSAWALWDIDTGEPAPGSRVLEAKEILESALATPEGRAHPGVLHLYLHTMEMSARPEDALWAADLLRDLVPDAGHLLHMPSHIDVLCGDYRSATLANLAAVQADRRFVDHAGPLNFSSLYRAHNLHFVVYAAMFEGRFHTALRAADELAEQLTPELLSVESPPMADWLEAFVPLRTHVLVRFGRWDDLIADPLPADRGLYCTTAATVHYGRGIAHAVKGQLQRAHAERAAFADAYARIPPSRCLFNNTARDILAVADAMLDGEIAYREGRFEEAFTALRRAVNRYDNLPYDEPWGWMQPPRHALGALLLEQGRVTEAAAVYAADLGLDSTLSRACRHPNNVWSLHGYHECLQRLGRTAEAAIIDQQLRVALARADTPVQASCACRLQTADSCCGSAPMDPASAR, from the coding sequence ATGGAGCCGTATTTCGATCTGGGCTCCTACCATCGCGCCGTGCCGACGACAGTGCGACAGGCCCAGGTGTGGTGCGACCGGGGCATGGTGTGGGCCTACGCGTTCAATCACGAAGAGGCGGTCCGATGCTTCGAGCGGGCGCTGCGGCTCGACCCGGACCTCGCCGCCGCCCGGTGGGGCATCGCCTATGCGGCCGGCCCCAACTACAACAAGGCGTGGGAGGCGTTCGACACCGCTGACCGCACCGGGGCGCTGGCGCGGGCCCGCCGGGAACTCGACGCCGCAGCCCGCGGCACCGCCTCGACCGTCGACCGGGAGCTGATCGCCGCGCTCACCCTCCGGTTCCCCACCGACGACCCCGACGACCTCGACGCGCTCGCCGCCGGCCGGCACGCCTACGCCGACGCGATGGCCACGCTCGCGCGCAGACATCCCGACGACGTCGATGTGCAGGCCCTGGCCGCCGACGCCCTGATCAACGTCTCGGCCTGGGCGCTGTGGGACATCGACACCGGCGAGCCGGCGCCGGGTTCGCGGGTGCTGGAGGCCAAGGAGATCCTCGAATCGGCGCTGGCCACCCCCGAGGGCCGCGCCCATCCCGGGGTGCTGCACCTGTATCTGCACACCATGGAGATGTCGGCCCGCCCCGAGGATGCGCTGTGGGCCGCCGACCTGCTGCGTGACCTGGTGCCGGACGCCGGTCATCTCCTGCACATGCCCAGCCACATCGACGTGCTCTGCGGTGACTATCGCAGCGCGACCCTCGCGAATCTCGCGGCGGTGCAAGCGGACCGGAGGTTCGTCGACCACGCCGGGCCCTTGAACTTCTCTTCGCTGTACCGGGCCCACAACCTGCATTTCGTGGTGTACGCGGCGATGTTCGAGGGCCGGTTCCACACCGCGCTGCGGGCCGCCGACGAACTGGCGGAACAGCTGACGCCCGAACTGCTGTCGGTCGAGTCCCCGCCGATGGCCGATTGGCTGGAAGCCTTCGTGCCGCTGCGCACCCACGTGCTGGTGCGTTTCGGCAGGTGGGACGACCTGATCGCCGACCCGCTGCCCGCGGATCGCGGCCTGTACTGCACCACCGCGGCCACCGTGCACTACGGCCGCGGAATCGCCCATGCCGTCAAAGGGCAGCTGCAGCGAGCTCACGCGGAGCGGGCCGCGTTCGCCGACGCCTACGCGCGGATCCCGCCGAGCCGCTGTCTGTTCAACAACACCGCCCGCGACATCCTGGCGGTCGCCGACGCCATGCTCGACGGTGAGATCGCGTACCGCGAAGGGCGGTTCGAGGAGGCCTTCACCGCGTTGCGGCGGGCCGTCAACCGCTACGACAACCTGCCCTACGACGAGCCGTGGGGTTGGATGCAACCGCCTCGCCACGCCCTCGGGGCGCTGCTGCTCGAACAGGGCCGGGTGACCGAGGCGGCCGCCGTGTACGCCGCCGATCTCGGGCTGGACTCGACGCTGAGCCGGGCCTGTCGACACCCGAACAATGTGTGGAGCCTGCACGGCTATCACGAATGCCTGCAGCGGCTCGGCCGCACCGCGGAGGCGGCGATCATCGATCAGCAGCTGAGGGTCGCACTGGCCCGCGCCGACACGCCGGTGCAGGCCTCGTGCGCCTGCCGGCTGCAGACCGCCGACAGCTGTTGCGGATCCGCACCGATGGACCCGGCGTCGGCGCGGTGA